The proteins below are encoded in one region of Cyclopterus lumpus isolate fCycLum1 chromosome 8, fCycLum1.pri, whole genome shotgun sequence:
- the gpr146 gene encoding probable G-protein coupled receptor 146, with translation MWLCMVYNETDTSVDFQLCQDFGLILSVFSLIYLLVCFPLGLCYNVLLVVVNLSNKVSMTMPDVYFVNMAIAGLVLNLVAPVELLSSTFTRWHAWEYNNEVYITLLILFNISSLVIMYSTTLLSLDYYIERALPRTYMSSVYNTKHVCGFIWGGAVLTSFSSLLFYVCNHISTKMVECSKMQNKEAADAIMMFIGYVVPAVAVLYAFVLILRIRKESTPLDQDSARLDPSIHRLLLASVCVQFVLWTPYYMTLLVHTVAGAPGYISNAHYLPTYYFLRCVSKLLAFSSSFAMPLMYRQMNKNFSNKLQRLLRRLHCRDQSCSHERSTVQQVVT, from the coding sequence ATGTGGCTCTGCATGGTTTACAATGAGACGGACACCAGCGTGGACTTCCAGCTCTGCCAGGACTTTGGCCTCATCCTGTCGGTCTTCTCCCTCATCTACCTCCTGGTGTGCTTCCCGCTGGGGCTGTGCTACAATGTGCTGCTGGTCGTGGTCAACCTCTCCAACAAGGTGTCGATGACCATGCCGGATGTTTACTTCGTCAACATGGCCATCGCGGGCCTCGTGCTCAACCTGGTGGCCCCCGTGGAGCTGCTGAGCTCCACCTTCACCCGCTGGCACGCGTGGGAGTACAACAACGAGGTGTACATCACCCTGCTCATCCTCTTCAACATCTCCTCTCTGGTCATCATGTATTCCACCACGCTGCTCAGTCTGGACTACTATATCGAGCGGGCGCTGCCGCGCACGTACATGTCCAGTGTGTATAACACCAAGCACGTGTGTGGGTTCATCTGGGGTGGCGCGGTGCTCACCAGCTTCTCCTCGCTGCTCTTCTACGTGTGCAACCACATTTCCACGAAGATGGTGGAGTGCTCCAAAATGCAGAACAAGGAGGCAGCGGACGCCATCATGATGTTCATCGGCTACGTGGTTCCAGCTGTGGCTGTTCTTTACGCCTTCGTGCTCATTCTGCGCATTAGGAAGGAGTCTACGCCTCTGGACCAGGACTCGGCTCGCCTGGACCCTTCCATCCACAGACTGCTGCTCGCCTCGGTCTGTGTACAGTTTGTGCTGTGGACCCCGTACTACATGACCCTGTTGGTGCACACTGTCGCCGGTGCCCCAGGGTACATCAGCAACGCACATTACTTACCGACATATTACTTCCTGAGATGCGTGTCCAAGCTGCTGGCTTTCTCCAGCAGCTTCGCGATGCCGCTCATGTATCGGCAGATGAACAAGAACTTCTCCAACAAGCTTCAGCGGCTGCTCAGGAGGCTGCACTGCAGAGACCAGTCCTGCTCTCATGAACGCTCAACAGTGCAGCAAGTGGTGACGTga
- the gper1 gene encoding G-protein coupled estrogen receptor 1 — MWPTIQNSPITVSMEVQTTSLVWIYVNSTEQLNTSNENNTRDLIEDSDKYQSYIIGLFLSCLYTILLFPIGFIGNILILVVNLNHTEKMTIPDLYFVNLAVADLILVADSLIEVFNLNEKYYDYAVLCTFMSLFLQVNMYSSIFFLTWMSIDRYVALASSISSRPLRTMQHAKLSCGLIWMASILATLLPFTIVQTQHRGEVHFCFANVFEIQWLEVTIGFLVPFSIIGLCYSLIGRILMRAQKHRGLWPRRQKALRMIVVVVLVFFICWLPENVFISIQLLQGTADPSQRTATTLWHDYPLTGHIVNLAAFSNSCLNPIIYSFLGETFRDKLRLFVKRKASWSVVNRFCHHGLDLHLSVRGEVSEV; from the coding sequence ATGTGGCCCACAATTCAAAACAGTCCAATTACAGTCAGTATGGAAGTGCAAACAACCTCTCTGGTCTGGATATACGTTAACAGTACAGAGCAACTGAACACTTCAAATGAGAACAACACCAGGGATTTGATTGAAGACTCAGACAAATACCAATCGTACATCATTGGTCTCTTCCTGTCCTGCCTGTACACCATCCTCCTCTTTCCTATCGGATTTATTGGTAACATCCTCATCCTGGTGGTGAACCTGAACCACACGGAGAAGATGACCATCCCCGACCTTTATTTCGTCAACCTGGCTGTCGCCGACCTCATCCTGGTGGCGGATTCTCTTATTGAGGTCTTCAATCTGAACGAGAAATATTACGACTACGCTGTCCTCTGCACCTTCATGTCCCTGTTCCTGCAGGTCAACATGTACAGCAGCATCTTCTTTCTCACGTGGATGAGCATTGACCGATACGTCGCCTTGGCCAGCTCCATAAGCAGCCGCCCGCTGAGGACTATGCAGCACGCCAAGCTCAGCTGTGGCCTCATCTGGATGGCTTCCATCCTGGCCACCCTGCTCCCCTTCACCATTGTGCAGACCCAGCACAGGGGCGAGGTGCACTTCTGCTTTGCCAACGTCTTTGAGATCCAGTGGCTGGAGGTCACCATTGGCTTTTTGGTGCCCTTCTCCATCATCGGCCTATGCTACTCTCTGATCGGGCGAATCCTCATGAGGGCCCAGAAGCACCGCGGACTGTGGCCACGGCGGCAGAAGGCCCTGCGCATGAtcgtggtggtggtgctggtgttCTTCATCTGCTGGCTGCCGGAGAATGTCTTCATCAgcatccagctgctgcagggcACCGCTGACCCATCGCAGCGGACTGCTACCACCCTGTGGCACGACTACCCGCTCACAGGCCACATTGTGAACCTGGCAGCTTTCTCCAACAGCTGCCTCAACCCCATTATCTACAGCTTTCTTGGAGAAACCTTCAGAGACAAGCTGCGTCTGTTCGTTAAGCGGAAGGCCAGCTGGTCGGTAGTGAACCGCTTCTGCCACCACGGCCTCGATTTACACCTCTCCGTCAGGGGCGAAGTGTCAGAGGTGTGA